Proteins from a genomic interval of Luteibacter pinisoli:
- the crp gene encoding cAMP-activated global transcriptional regulator CRP yields MAQLKYLLQQAFERSQAPLSFAPDPTAMGRFLDACHRRRYPGKTAIIRPGDPANTLYYVVEGSLAVCTEDEEGRELILAYINRGQFIGEMGLFVEQAQRESLVRTRTAVEMAEISYERLFQLLEGPLAAECPKLLFAIGSQLTHRLLRTSRQVSRMAFMDVTNRVSRTLLDLCTEPDAMTHPDGTQIRISRQEVSRIVGCSREMVGRVLKQLEEERMIDVAGKTIVVRGTR; encoded by the coding sequence GTGGCTCAACTCAAATATCTGCTGCAACAGGCGTTCGAACGGTCGCAGGCTCCTCTGAGCTTCGCGCCGGACCCGACCGCCATGGGCCGTTTCCTGGATGCGTGCCATCGGCGCCGCTACCCCGGGAAGACCGCCATCATCCGTCCCGGCGACCCAGCCAATACCCTCTATTACGTGGTGGAAGGCTCGCTTGCCGTCTGCACCGAAGACGAGGAAGGCCGCGAGCTGATCCTTGCCTACATCAACCGTGGCCAGTTCATCGGTGAGATGGGGCTGTTCGTGGAGCAGGCCCAGCGCGAATCGCTCGTGCGGACCCGGACGGCGGTCGAAATGGCCGAAATCAGCTACGAGCGCCTCTTCCAGCTGCTGGAAGGGCCGCTGGCGGCCGAGTGCCCCAAGCTGCTCTTCGCCATTGGCTCGCAACTGACCCACCGCCTCCTGCGCACCTCGCGCCAGGTCAGCCGCATGGCGTTCATGGACGTGACGAACCGCGTCTCGCGCACCCTGCTCGACCTGTGCACCGAGCCGGACGCCATGACCCACCCGGACGGCACCCAGATCCGCATTTCCCGCCAGGAAGTGAGCCGGATCGTGGGCTGCTCCCGCGAAATGGTCGGCCGCGTGCTCAAGCAGCTTGAAGAAGAGCGGATGATCGACGTCGCCGGCAAGACCATCGTGGTCCGCGGCACGCGTTAA
- the speD gene encoding adenosylmethionine decarboxylase, whose amino-acid sequence MVKPLPRLRLQGFNNLTKALSFNIYDICYAVSEQQRQNYIEYIDEQYDADRLTQILTDVAEIIGANILNIARQDYDPQGASVTILISEEPVVEKLGRDTISGAVVAHMDKSHITVHTYPETHPHNGIATFRADIDVATCGVISPLKALNYLIDSFESDIVIADYRVRGFTRDVKGKKHFIDHKINSVQDYLAKHIRQKYEMFDVNVYQENIFHTKMHIKDFDLDTYLFEAQADDLSFKERQRIESLLRREIEELFHGRNLM is encoded by the coding sequence GTGGTCAAACCGCTTCCCCGCCTTCGCCTTCAGGGTTTCAACAACCTCACCAAGGCGCTGAGCTTCAATATTTACGATATCTGCTATGCCGTCTCGGAGCAGCAGCGTCAGAACTACATCGAGTACATCGATGAACAGTACGACGCGGACCGCCTGACCCAGATCCTGACGGACGTGGCCGAGATCATCGGCGCGAACATCCTGAACATCGCCCGCCAGGATTACGATCCGCAGGGCGCGTCGGTCACCATCCTCATTTCCGAGGAGCCGGTGGTCGAAAAGCTGGGCCGCGATACGATTTCCGGCGCCGTCGTGGCGCACATGGACAAGAGCCACATCACCGTCCATACCTACCCGGAAACGCATCCGCACAACGGCATCGCCACGTTCCGCGCGGATATCGACGTGGCCACCTGCGGCGTCATTTCCCCGCTGAAGGCCCTGAACTACCTGATCGACAGCTTCGAGTCGGATATCGTCATCGCGGACTACCGCGTGCGCGGTTTCACGCGTGACGTGAAGGGCAAGAAGCACTTCATCGACCACAAGATCAACTCGGTGCAGGATTACCTGGCGAAGCACATCCGCCAGAAGTACGAGATGTTCGACGTCAACGTGTACCAGGAAAACATCTTCCACACGAAGATGCACATCAAGGACTTCGACCTCGACACCTACCTGTTCGAGGCCCAGGCCGACGACCTCTCGTTCAAGGAGCGCCAGCGCATCGAGTCGCTGCTGCGTCGTGAAATAGAGGAACTGTTCCACGGCCGGAACCTGATGTAA
- the coq7 gene encoding 2-polyprenyl-3-methyl-6-methoxy-1,4-benzoquinone monooxygenase: MEAVGGSQEAHRPSPGDAVPDAGMDDAERRHAAGLMRINHVGEVCAQALYMGQAALARTDETREHLLHAAQEETDHLAWCAERLKQLDSRPSLLNPVWYAGSYAIGVAAAAVGDPISLGFVVETERQVEAHLAEHLERLPGQDDRSRAILRQMQADEVRHAEAAQARGGVDLPFPIPRLMHAASAVMKAVAYRI, encoded by the coding sequence ATGGAGGCCGTTGGCGGCTCCCAGGAGGCGCACCGCCCCTCGCCGGGCGATGCCGTGCCCGACGCCGGGATGGACGACGCCGAGCGCCGCCACGCCGCCGGGCTGATGCGGATCAACCATGTGGGTGAGGTCTGTGCCCAGGCCCTGTACATGGGCCAGGCCGCCCTGGCCCGGACGGACGAAACCCGCGAGCACCTGCTGCATGCCGCCCAGGAAGAGACGGACCACCTGGCCTGGTGCGCCGAGCGCCTGAAGCAGCTGGACAGCCGGCCCAGCCTGCTCAATCCGGTCTGGTACGCGGGCAGCTACGCCATTGGCGTGGCCGCGGCCGCCGTGGGCGACCCGATCAGCCTGGGCTTCGTGGTGGAAACCGAGCGCCAGGTCGAGGCCCACCTCGCCGAGCACCTGGAGCGCCTGCCGGGGCAGGACGACCGCTCGCGGGCCATCCTGCGCCAGATGCAGGCCGATGAGGTACGCCACGCCGAGGCCGCGCAGGCCCGCGGCGGTGTCGACCTGCCCTTCCCCATCCCGCGGCTGATGCATGCCGCATCGGCCGTGATGAAGGCCGTCGCCTACCGGATCTGA
- the rplM gene encoding 50S ribosomal protein L13: MKTFSAKPESVKRDWFVIDATNKTLGRLSTEVARRLRGKHKPEFTPHVDTGDYIVVINAEKVAVTGAKLDDKMYHRFTGYVGNLKTTSLKDLLASHPERVIEIAVKGMLPKNPLGRAMYRKLKVYGGAEHPHTAQQPQVLEL; encoded by the coding sequence ATGAAAACGTTCAGCGCCAAGCCGGAGAGCGTCAAGCGCGATTGGTTCGTGATTGACGCCACGAACAAGACCCTGGGTCGCCTGTCGACCGAGGTCGCGCGCCGTCTCCGCGGCAAGCATAAGCCCGAGTTCACCCCGCACGTCGATACCGGCGATTACATCGTCGTGATCAACGCCGAGAAGGTGGCTGTCACCGGTGCGAAGCTGGACGACAAGATGTACCACCGCTTCACCGGCTACGTCGGCAACCTGAAGACCACGAGTCTCAAGGACCTGCTGGCTTCGCACCCGGAGCGCGTGATCGAGATCGCCGTCAAGGGCATGCTGCCGAAGAACCCGCTGGGTCGCGCCATGTACCGCAAGCTCAAGGTGTACGGCGGTGCCGAGCACCCGCACACTGCCCAGCAGCCGCAAGTGCTGGAACTCTAA
- the rpsI gene encoding 30S ribosomal protein S9 yields MATQQNYGTGRRKTSSARVFLRKGTGGIVVNGKPLDIFFGRETSRMIVRQPLELTDNVEKFDIMVTVAGGGITGQAGAIRLGIARALVEYDDQLKSPLRKAGFMTRDAREVERKKVGLHKARRATQFSKR; encoded by the coding sequence ATGGCTACCCAGCAGAATTACGGTACCGGCCGCCGCAAGACCTCGTCCGCCCGCGTGTTCCTTCGTAAGGGCACCGGTGGCATCGTGGTGAACGGCAAGCCGCTCGACATCTTCTTCGGCCGCGAAACCTCGCGCATGATCGTCCGTCAGCCGCTTGAGCTGACTGACAACGTCGAGAAGTTTGATATCATGGTCACGGTCGCTGGTGGCGGTATCACCGGCCAGGCCGGCGCCATCCGCCTCGGCATCGCTCGCGCTCTCGTCGAATACGACGACCAGCTCAAGTCGCCGCTGCGCAAGGCTGGTTTCATGACCCGCGATGCTCGCGAAGTCGAGCGTAAGAAGGTCGGTCTCCACAAGGCCCGTCGCGCTACGCAGTTCTCGAAGCGCTAA
- a CDS encoding acyltransferase family protein, with translation MSYRNIQGMRAIAALMVLSSHLFWSLVPMRSHWAKPYFSAVGPSGVDVFFVISGFIIYHVMQRSIGAMEVSGRGSAVFAFAMKRFIRIYPLYWVAFIAGCGVLAWAPPTALPRQKSLFELLTLVDGIPNYVVNVAWSLAYEVYFYAVAAVSLLILGRRAGWGPAAWFGLVAVAVGIGLGSPWREPFDYLFAPILLEFSFGVAVAMLVERGVRRLHGAMLPGAVAWMAAASYLLWENPAFPSLRVLGWGVPAAVLIYAIVVLEVRREWVMPRTLQYLGDASFSLYLWHMIVYDALAGIFVRLGWVGTVPATALAAFMAVIGVGVGLLSYHWLEKPLLRHLGQRFLGHGVASHSLGSEVRAGNLAG, from the coding sequence ATGAGCTACCGAAACATCCAGGGCATGCGGGCCATCGCGGCGCTCATGGTGCTGTCGAGCCACCTGTTCTGGAGTCTCGTGCCCATGCGTTCGCACTGGGCCAAGCCGTACTTCTCTGCCGTGGGCCCGTCCGGGGTCGACGTGTTTTTCGTGATATCGGGTTTCATCATCTATCACGTGATGCAGCGGTCGATCGGCGCCATGGAGGTCTCCGGCCGGGGCAGCGCGGTGTTCGCCTTCGCGATGAAGCGGTTCATCCGTATCTACCCGCTCTACTGGGTCGCCTTTATCGCCGGGTGCGGAGTGCTCGCATGGGCGCCACCCACGGCACTCCCTCGCCAGAAGTCGCTGTTCGAGCTCCTCACGCTGGTCGATGGCATCCCCAACTACGTGGTCAACGTGGCCTGGAGCCTGGCGTACGAGGTGTATTTTTACGCCGTGGCCGCTGTCAGCCTGCTGATCCTCGGCCGTCGCGCAGGGTGGGGGCCGGCTGCGTGGTTCGGCCTCGTCGCCGTCGCCGTAGGCATCGGGCTGGGGTCGCCCTGGCGCGAGCCCTTCGACTACCTGTTCGCCCCCATCCTGCTGGAGTTTTCCTTCGGCGTGGCCGTGGCCATGCTCGTCGAACGGGGTGTGCGCCGCCTGCACGGCGCGATGCTGCCGGGGGCCGTGGCCTGGATGGCGGCGGCCAGTTATCTGCTTTGGGAAAATCCGGCCTTCCCGAGCCTGCGTGTCCTCGGCTGGGGTGTCCCCGCCGCCGTGTTGATCTACGCCATCGTTGTGCTGGAAGTGCGTCGGGAATGGGTTATGCCCCGCACGCTCCAGTACCTCGGGGATGCGTCGTTCTCGCTCTACCTCTGGCACATGATCGTGTACGACGCCCTGGCCGGGATCTTCGTCCGACTGGGCTGGGTCGGCACCGTGCCGGCCACCGCGCTGGCGGCCTTCATGGCCGTCATCGGCGTGGGTGTGGGCCTCCTCAGCTATCATTGGCTGGAGAAGCCGTTGCTGCGACACCTCGGCCAGCGGTTCCTCGGCCATGGTGTCGCTTCCCATTCCCTGGGTTCGGAGGTCCGCGCGGGTAATCTCGCCGGCTGA
- a CDS encoding HsdM family class I SAM-dependent methyltransferase, with protein MSKTKGISERRSEKLLDELLSAQGWSPKKPPVGDVLLQNEYGAFPLIEKALKQASKTGSGSGYPEALLVDKVTEKVLAVVEAKKLSSEHGKALREAQHYAERFKQKGYAPLAIGLAGTSDDSFELRVSRYADGEWSIVTYGGKPVSWIPNRTDLERVASPHGRPELRPTIPPPEVLARRAEEINRLLREAKIKDEFRPAVVAAIMLALASSKGRIRRDEDHILADINAECLRAFEKAGKPALGRSLHVEEANAKLATRAVEIARILEKLNVSVLTAEHDYLGQLYETFFRYTGGNTIGQYFTPRHIAQFMADVCEVGPRDHVLDPACGTGGFLVAAMDRLLRVHDLSRAEMIKVARKQLYGFETEPVTAALCVANMILRGDGATQIHQEDCFTAPDFPEGEVDVVLMNPPFPHKSSDTPSEDFVDRALEALKQRGKVAVVLPTSLIVKKSKGAWRQKILKHHRLLAVCQLPDELFQPYASATTSVVVLEKGVKHDPNVATVFVRLHHDGLTLRKGIRVERATEPNDIAMAVDAIVNKRAIPGFSGLGRVSGEREWAAGAYVDSAPPSRDEVQQAVDVHLRRLASFYTRYSREVTAQRDQVRQGGIRMADYRQLISQAKKDNAKALSDGARPGTIGDAFDIVYGMKELHSRDGIADGETLVISPTEAYNGCYGWLEFGQVMQPPFVTVAQTGSIGEAFVQFEPCAVNDDCLVLLPRKTVSEATLVIAAACLHEEKWRFSYGRKLTPARIAQFALPDDPVLEAWVEERLVHTRRVVLAALAGYADAEDKAFFVD; from the coding sequence ATGAGCAAGACCAAGGGTATCTCCGAAAGGCGCAGCGAGAAGTTGCTCGATGAGCTGCTCAGCGCCCAGGGCTGGTCCCCGAAGAAGCCTCCCGTTGGCGACGTGCTGCTGCAGAACGAGTACGGCGCCTTCCCGCTCATCGAAAAGGCCCTGAAACAGGCCAGCAAGACGGGCAGTGGCAGCGGCTACCCCGAGGCCCTGCTGGTCGACAAGGTCACGGAGAAAGTCCTCGCCGTCGTCGAGGCAAAGAAGCTCAGCAGCGAACACGGCAAGGCCCTGCGCGAAGCGCAGCACTACGCCGAGCGCTTCAAGCAGAAAGGCTACGCACCGCTGGCCATCGGCCTGGCCGGCACCTCCGACGACAGCTTTGAACTGCGCGTCTCGCGTTATGCCGATGGCGAATGGTCCATCGTCACGTACGGCGGCAAGCCGGTGTCGTGGATTCCCAACCGCACCGACCTGGAACGCGTCGCCTCGCCGCACGGCCGCCCCGAACTGCGTCCGACCATCCCGCCGCCGGAAGTGCTGGCCCGCCGGGCGGAAGAGATCAACCGCCTGCTCCGCGAAGCGAAGATCAAGGACGAGTTCCGGCCCGCCGTGGTCGCCGCCATCATGCTAGCCCTGGCCAGTTCGAAGGGCCGCATCCGCCGCGACGAGGACCACATCCTCGCGGACATCAACGCCGAATGCCTGCGCGCGTTCGAGAAAGCAGGCAAGCCGGCGCTGGGGCGCAGCCTGCACGTGGAAGAGGCGAACGCCAAGCTGGCCACGCGCGCGGTCGAGATCGCGCGCATCCTGGAAAAGCTCAACGTCAGCGTGCTCACCGCCGAACACGACTACCTCGGCCAGCTCTACGAAACCTTCTTCCGCTACACCGGTGGCAATACCATCGGCCAGTACTTCACGCCGCGGCATATCGCGCAGTTCATGGCCGACGTCTGCGAAGTCGGGCCGCGCGACCACGTGCTCGATCCGGCCTGCGGTACCGGCGGCTTCCTCGTCGCGGCGATGGACCGGCTCCTTCGCGTCCACGACCTGAGTCGCGCGGAAATGATCAAGGTGGCGCGCAAGCAGCTGTATGGCTTCGAGACCGAGCCGGTGACGGCAGCACTGTGCGTGGCCAACATGATCCTGCGCGGCGACGGTGCCACGCAGATTCACCAGGAAGACTGTTTCACCGCGCCGGACTTCCCGGAGGGCGAGGTGGATGTCGTCCTCATGAACCCGCCGTTCCCGCACAAGTCGTCAGACACGCCGTCGGAAGACTTCGTCGATCGCGCGCTCGAGGCACTCAAGCAGCGCGGCAAGGTGGCTGTCGTCCTGCCGACCAGCCTCATCGTGAAGAAGAGCAAGGGCGCGTGGCGGCAGAAGATCCTGAAGCATCATCGCTTGCTGGCGGTGTGCCAGCTGCCGGATGAGCTGTTCCAGCCCTACGCCTCGGCGACCACCTCGGTCGTCGTGCTTGAGAAGGGCGTGAAGCACGACCCAAACGTCGCCACAGTGTTCGTGCGCCTCCACCACGATGGCCTGACGTTGCGCAAAGGCATCCGTGTCGAGCGAGCAACCGAGCCCAATGACATCGCCATGGCGGTGGATGCGATCGTCAACAAGCGCGCGATTCCCGGGTTCTCGGGCCTGGGCCGTGTGTCCGGCGAACGCGAGTGGGCGGCGGGCGCCTATGTCGATTCCGCACCGCCCAGCCGCGACGAAGTGCAGCAGGCGGTCGATGTCCACCTGCGTCGGTTGGCGTCGTTCTACACCCGCTACTCGCGCGAAGTCACCGCGCAGCGCGACCAGGTGCGCCAGGGCGGCATCCGCATGGCGGACTACCGGCAGCTGATCTCCCAGGCGAAGAAAGACAACGCGAAGGCGCTGTCGGATGGCGCGCGGCCCGGCACCATCGGCGACGCCTTCGACATCGTGTACGGCATGAAGGAGCTGCACAGCCGCGATGGCATCGCCGACGGCGAAACGCTGGTGATCTCGCCCACGGAGGCCTACAACGGCTGCTACGGCTGGCTGGAGTTCGGCCAGGTGATGCAGCCGCCGTTTGTCACGGTGGCGCAGACTGGCTCCATCGGCGAGGCCTTCGTGCAGTTCGAGCCGTGCGCTGTGAACGATGACTGCCTGGTGCTGCTGCCCCGCAAGACGGTGAGCGAAGCCACCCTGGTGATTGCGGCGGCCTGCCTGCACGAAGAGAAATGGCGATTCTCCTACGGCCGCAAGCTGACCCCCGCGCGCATCGCGCAGTTCGCCTTGCCCGACGACCCGGTGCTTGAAGCATGGGTGGAGGAGCGCCTCGTGCACACGCGTCGGGTGGTGCTCGCGGCCCTGGCCGGCTACGCCGACGCGGAAGACAAGGCCTTCTTCGTCGACTGA
- a CDS encoding winged helix-turn-helix domain-containing protein: MDVLCALAARQREVVSVGELLDACWGGGFYGDNPVHKAVAVLRRSLEDDARTPRYIATVRKRGYLMIARVRPMRGVEERLEAAIRRWGSSPAFQRRMRVLGPDDDHGWQTLTAVLLRVASTLVTDGALPSALDTVDEARGWLSSQVAATPVDGQSTKKALSSASA; the protein is encoded by the coding sequence ATGGATGTGCTCTGCGCGCTGGCCGCACGACAACGCGAAGTGGTCAGCGTCGGCGAACTCCTGGATGCATGCTGGGGAGGCGGGTTCTATGGCGACAACCCCGTGCATAAGGCCGTCGCGGTGTTACGGCGTTCGCTCGAAGACGATGCGAGGACGCCGCGCTATATCGCCACGGTGCGCAAGCGCGGTTACCTGATGATCGCGCGGGTCCGGCCCATGCGCGGTGTCGAGGAGCGACTCGAGGCGGCGATCCGGCGCTGGGGCAGCTCGCCGGCTTTCCAGCGACGCATGCGCGTTCTGGGCCCGGACGACGACCACGGCTGGCAAACACTGACGGCGGTGCTGTTGCGCGTGGCGTCCACGCTGGTCACCGACGGCGCGTTGCCCAGCGCCCTGGACACCGTCGACGAAGCACGCGGATGGCTCAGCTCGCAGGTAGCCGCGACGCCGGTGGATGGTCAGTCGACGAAGAAGGCCTTGTCTTCCGCGTCGGCGTAG